In the genome of Phormidium ambiguum IAM M-71, the window AGTTTCCGCACCTTGGGCAGTTAGGAAGTTAGCCGCAGTTGCTGCTGGAACCTGATTCAGCCGCAGACTCCGCACAATAATGTTACTAGCCGCTTCTGGTAAATTATTGCCGACAAAAATCGTATTCCCATTGCGATTAGCTTGCAGCCCTGTAATCCGCAATACATAGTTAAAAACTTCTTGTAGCGGTTCGTTTTCAATATCAAGAGAAATAGTCGAATCCAGCGTAGCCGCAGCACCTGCTTGTCCTGGTTGCTGTTGCCCTTGTTGTCCTTGTTGTCCTTGTGTTCCTGCTTGTGGAGTCAAAAATACAACGTTACGATTAGCAGCCCGAGCTAACAAAGACAACACTTCTCTAACAGGAGCATCCCGTAACAGCAATCTTGGTATCCGTTCTGCGGTTCCCAAATCAATGACACTAGCAGTGGAATCTACTTCCGAAACTGCAATATCTCCTACCGGGGGCGCAACTGCTCTGGGGAGGAAAGGTGGAGCCGGACTTACAGGTTGTACTGCTCCCGCTGCTGGTGCTGGCCCACCTTCATAAGTGATTGTCGGATTAGGAACTAATGGAGTTTGATTAGCTGGTGCCTGAGCCGTTACCGGATTATTGGGCACGGGTGCTGTAGGTGTAGTTGGCGTTCTGGCTGCCGCACCACTTCCCGCATTGAAACTGAAGGTAATGCCGTTGCTTTGTTTAGAGGCAACTTCTCCTGTTGGCGCGGCATTTGCCCCTGTAACTTGTAATCGAATACTGTTAGGAGCTAATTGAGTGACGCTAACAGCAGCAATCCCTGGCGCAGGATTTTGTTGATTAAATTGCTGGCCTTGGGGTAAACGCAGCTGAGTATTTGTAATATCAGCCACAAAAACGTTGCTGCGATTAACCGTAAAAATTTGGGGCCGATCGCCTTCCTTTGTATCTAATATTACTTGTACACTATTACCTACAGGCTGCACTCTTACTCCAGTTACCTGAGTCGGAGCCGCCCATACAGGCTGTGTCGCTAGGAGAACCGCCGTTCCCCCAAATAACAATCCACCGAGTCCTTGATTATACTTCACCCTTGCCTCCTCACACTAACAAGTTGATTGACTCTGGTTATTTATATAGTTATCGTTGACTTACGCTTATAGCACCTCAATTTACCACAAGCAATAGAGAGTGCTACTTATGGACTAGGAGTTGCCCCTGGACTAGGAGTTGCCCCTGTCCCTGATGCTGGTGGTCTTTGTATTGATTTCTGTTCTTCTGCGGTCAGCGGCCTCAGCATATTTAATTTAAAATAAGTCGTAATACTTGTTGCTGGCTTCCCGACAGGAACTATTTGACCTTGCTGTCTATCCACTACTATTTTTTGGGAAGAACTATCTAACAAAGTTTTAAAGTTATTTGCCACCAATAGGTTCTTTTGCCGCTCTAAATCGAGCAAAAATAATCTAGTCTGATCGAAAGTCCCTTGCATTTCTACGTCATATACCTGACGGTAGATTTGGTTATTCGCCTGACTACCAAAAGCACCATCACTAACAATACCAGAACTAGCTGGATCTGGATCAAACCTAATGAGTTTAGCTTTAATGTCTACTGGTTTCAAGTTGCTATTTCTCTCTTCAATCCGCTTATTGAGATCTAGCAACAAGGTTTTCACACTTTGTTCATTACCATATAAGGTAGTCACTGCACTTTTCTGACGCTTAGCTTCATTTCTTTCTGCAACTGCTTTTTGCATTAATTCAGGAAAGTTTTCTTGTGCTTTTAGCTCTGCTTCTTTTGTAGCTAATTCTGCTCTCAAGGTATCATTTTCTTGCATGACTGGCATGACAAATTGATAGAACAAATAGCCTGCTGCACCTAATCCTAAAACTGCGATTATTGCTCCAATAACGGGTGGCGTAAGTTGAATCCCAAAAATACTACTAGAACCACCATTTTCTGTACTGCTTTGTTCTTGACCGTCAAAGGGAAAATCAGCGTTACTCATTTTTTAATAACTCCTTGTTGTTTGAGGGCTTCAATCCGAGTAGTCAATCCTAAATCACCCAAACTGTATAATTGCGGTAGTAATTGAGAAGCCGTTTTATCACTCAGGCTAGTTTGAACTTTAAATTGTACAACTTTCGGCAATTCTGGTAATTGAAAATTCTCACCCGAAGATTGTTGCTTATTTGGGTCTCGTTCCAACTTGTTGGGATTTTCTATTAATTTAGCTGTGATTAAGCGAGTTTGCTTGTTGTTTAAAAATGCCGATCGCTGCAAAGTCAGCATTAGGTCATTTACATTATTAAATGACTTAGCTATGCCAGTAATTTCTACTTTGTCTTGAGGTACAATTACTGGTGCGTTAGTTGTATTAGTTGTGGTAGTTGTAGTGGTGGTATTGGGTGGATTAGGTACATTCTGACAGCCTCCACTAGAAGAAGAGTTCCCACTGACTGGAACCTGAGAAATACAAGTGATTTGAATTCCTGGGGGAACTCTTTCGCTAATATCTCTCACCATTGCTGACCAGGGCCTAATTTGCTCAAATACGCTAGCTAAAGCTTGGGTTTGTTGCTTATATAAATTAGTTTCTTGGCGAACTGCTTGTAATTCTCCTTGTTCTTTGGCTGCTTTATCCAAATCAGCTTGGATTTTAGCAATTTTCTCTTTTAAGCTACCTTGTTCTGACATTTGCCAGAACCAAAAACCACCTACTGCTAATGGGAGAAAAGCGCCAACGGCAATGCCAACAAACAATGGTACATTGCCTTTAAGAGCCGTTCTTTTTTTCTTTCCTTCGTTTGTGCTTACTGGGACAAACTCAGGCCGATCTTTCAAAAAATTAACGTCTAAACTGTACATTTTTAAACCTCCCTAAGTCCTAAGCCCAGAACAACACCTAACCCAGGTCTTTGTACTGGAGCAATGTCATCGCCTACTTCTAAAGCTAGTGCTGCTAATGGGTCTACTTGAACAGTAGGTAAACTCAACCGAGATGTAAAAAATTCATCTAGTTGACCAATACCACCACCGGGGCCTGCTAATAGTAATTGTGCCACTTCTAAATTGTTACTTTGATTGAGATAAAAATCGATCGATCGGCGTAATTCATCAGCTAATTCTCCCAACACTCTGAGCATAGCTGCCATTCCCGGATTAATCCCCGTAGAACCTGTGCGAACGCTATCTGGAGGTGTGGAAGGAATAGTCATACTTTTCAAGAAATCGGTATTTCTCGTACTCGGTAAATTCATTGCTCTATTAAGCGCACTTTGAATTTGGAACATTCCGATCGCTACCGTCCGCGAAAATTGTGGCACCCCATCTACAATAATCGCAATTTCTGTACTTTCAAATTCTACATCTACTAATACAACCGCTTCTTGCGGAGAAAACTGGCGTAATTGTTCCCGAATTGTCCGAATTAATGCAAAACTATTAATCTCTAAAACATCAAGAGTTAACCCCGCTTGTTTAAACGTCTCGATATAAGTATTAGTTACATCTTCTCGCACTGCTGCTAACAGCACTTGCACTTTTTCAATGCCATCCTCATCCGTAAAAAATCCCAATTTTTGATAATCCACATCCGCTTCTTCTCGCGGAAAAGGCAAGTACAAACCTGCCTCATGATCTAATACCATGCTACGGAGTTCTTTATCATCCAATTCGGCTGGAACTGGTATGATTCTTACTATTGCTCCTGCTGCACCCGGTACAGCACTAGCTACTTTTGTTACCTTAATCTTTTTTTCGGCCAATGCAGTTTGAATGATTTCTGCCATTGTTGGTGGGTCAGTAATCATTCCTTCTTGGAAAACTCCTTCCGGTACTTCTACCGAATGTAAAGTGTTAATCTTATAGCCATGTCCTTGTTTCCGCAATTGGGCTATATTAATCCTTTCTGGCCCTAGTTCAATGCCAATCCCTGGTTTACGCTTGGAAAATAGATTACTTATGAAGTTAACCACTGTTGTAGTCCGTTTTGTGTCAAGTTTAATTTGCAACCGCAAGTAGAAAAATTATTGATTGAGATAAATTTATATACCTGCTACCCAATTTAGTCTAGGATTACCACGTTTGACATGATACGACACCAAACTTGGAAACGTTTAAGTGTTTTTGCTTTGTGTGGACTATTGCTCAGTTGGATTGTCAGTTGTAGTACTGGCAATGTCAGCAATAATCAAGCTACATCTGGTCGTCAGGAAGTGGAATTCTGGACGATGCAATTACAGCCGCAGTTCACCAACTACTTTAACAAGCTAATTGCTAGTTTTGAAGCTGAAAATGCAGGTGTCAAGGTGCGTTGGGTAGATGTGCCCTGGAATGATATGCAAAGCAAAATTTTAACAGCTGTTTCTGCTAAAACTGCCCCGGATGTAGTAAACTTAAACCCGGATTTTGCTGCCCAATTAGCTGCCCGTAATGCTTGGCTGGAATTAGATGGTAAAATTCCTCAGCCTGTACGCCAGTCTTATTTACCAAACATTTGGCAAGCTAGCACTTTTAATGGAAAGAGTTTTGGTATTCCTTGGTATTTAGCAACTCAAATAACTATTTATAACAAAGTTTTGTTCCAACGGGCGGGGATTAGTAAACCTCCTGTTACTTATGCAGAGTTAGCACAAGTAGCAAAGCAAGTAAAGGAAAAGACTGGTAAGTACGCTTTTTTTATTACTTTTGTGCCGGAAGATTCGGCGGAGGTGTTGGAATCTTTGGTGCAGATGGGTGTAAAGTTAGTTGATGCTCAGGGAAAAGCGGCGTTTAATTCTCCTGAAGGTAAGGCAGCTTTTCAATATTGGGTAGATTTATATAAACAAGGTTTGTTGCCGAAGGAAGTTTTAACTGAAGGTCATAGAAAGGGAATTGAACTTTACCAAGCTGGAGAAACGGCAATTTTAGTCACGGGTGCTCAGTTTCTTAATACTATTGCCAAGAATGCGCCGCAAATTGCCAATGTTTCGGCTACTGCACCCCAAATTACTGGGAAAACAGGGAAGAAAAGTGTGGCGGTGATGAATTTAGTAATTCCCCGAAATACCGATCGCGCTGATGCCGCTTTGAAGTTTGCTTTGTTTGTGACTAATGACCAAAATCAATTAGCTTTTGCTAAGGAAGCTAATGTTTTACCTTCTACGGTCAAGGCGTTAGCAAATCCTTATTTTCAGTATGTTGCTGCTGGTTCTTCGTCTGTAGATCGGGCGCGGGTGGTTAGTGCTGGGCAAATGAAACAAGCAGAAGTCTTAATTCCAGCAATTAAGAATGTGAATGTTTTGCAACGGCTAATTTACGATGGTCTCCAAGCGTCAATGTTGGGGGAAAAGTCGGTGGATCAAGCTTTAAGTGATGCGGCGACAGAATGGAATCAGAATTAGTATCTTTTAGGTGTCTAGCTTCCCGACTTTTTCCAGAAGTCGGGAAGCTAAAATAAAAAATATTAAAAAGTGATAAGAAAGCGATCGCCAACCTATTTTTTGGTATATATTTTAATAATGGAAATCTGTGCGTTCTTATATAGTAGTTAAATCTCAATTAAACCATATCTAAAATAAATATAAGGCAATTTTCCTAAATTAACAAGAACTGCGAAAAAGAAAGGGTTGAGCAAAGAAATTTTTACAAAGATTTTTGGCTAATTTGGAAGAAGTAACCGAGTAGATAAAGAGAACCGCATAAAACAGTTAAACCCTGATTTGTAGGAACAGCAACCTCCAAAGCGGAGGTCAAATTAGGATAAGTTTGGATTAAACTTAATTGGGGACAAAGCTGCTGGGCGAGAGTTGCTAAATCTTCAAGGTTAGCGGAGAAATAATCGGGTACAGGTACGAGGTGTAATTGGTCATTTGGTTGGAGTAAAGCTTGAAAAACATCAGCATGATCTTTTGTGGAAAGCATCCCGATAATCCAAGTTACTGACGGAGGATTGAGACTATTAATATAGTGACGGAGAGCGATCGCAGCTGCCGGATTATGAGCACCATCTATTAAAATGCGATGACCTTGCCAATTAACCCATTGCAATCTTCCCGGCCATTGAGCATTTCCCATACCCGAAACAATAGCTTCCGAAGAGATTTCCCAACCTTGTTTTTGGAGGAATTGGAGAGTAGCGATCGCCAAAGCCGAATTTTGCAATTGAAAATCACCCAACAAACCCAAAGGAAACTCAATACCCTCATACTCAACCCATCTTTTTTCCTCTTTCCTCTGCGTCCTCTGTGTCTCTGCGGTTTTTAATTCCTTAGCCGCTTCCGGGAAAACCGCAGGACAATTTAACTCTTCAATTCTCCTTTTCACAACCGCCATAGCTTCCGAAGGTAACTGACCAATAACAGCCGGACAATGAGGTTTTAAAATTCCCGCTTTTTCGCCAGCGATATCTGCCAAAGTCGGGCCTAAAACTTGCCAATGTTCCCGACTAATAGAAGTAATGATACTAACGAGAGGGCGATCGCAAACATTAGTTGCATCCAATCTACCACCCAAACCCACTTCAATCACCGCAATATCCACCTTTTGTTGAGCGAAATATAACCAAGCAGCGGCGGTAATTACTTCAAACTGAGTCGGAGATTCAGAATCTAAATCAATAGCAGACTTAACTTGTAAAATTAGCGATTCCAACTCCGCCAAAGGAATAGGATTGTCATTTATACAAATGCGTTCACTCCAACTTACTAAATGAGGAGAAATATAACGACCGACCCGATAACCTGCGGCAGTTAGTACCGAAGAAAGATAAGCGCAAACTGAACCTTTGCCGTTAGTTCCGGCGACGTGGATGATGGGAACTTGATGGTGAGGATTGCCTAAATTAGCGAGTAGGTTTTTGATACGTTCTAAACCTAAATTAACGCCGAAGTGGTGGAAAGGTTGGAGAAGAGAATCTATGGACACGGTGAGTTTTATTAAGAGAGCAGATAAAAGTTTATTGCCAAACCAAAGATATCGATGATTTCATCTGTGTGCATCTGTGGTAGAAAGCATAAATTTGCAGGTTTAGCCAGAATTAAAGTATCCGATCGCAACATAATCTAATTAACAAACCGTCTCCTTCTTTTTTTGGAGACGGTTTGTAATTTAACTTTGATATTCAGCCTAACTTAGGCTTGCTTGCTCAAAAATGCTTGCACTTGAGCAATGGCATATTTACCGATATTGTAAACAGCCCAACCGCCTGCAACCGCCAAAGGTGCTAATACAACAATCACGCGCCAATCCATAATTTGTTTCCCCTCTTTAAAGTTTTATGAATCAGTTTTCATCTTTATTTTATATTTTGCAATCAAGTGGACAAAATATCTAGACCCCGCAGAAATTTTTATACAGAGTTGAGTTCAGCAAGAGGAGTGTAGGGTGCAGCAGCAGCAGGGTAGGGCTAATTTGTCCAAAGTCCTCAGTCATCATACCCCAGCCGCAAACCAGAGCCAAACTCTATCCAAGGGTAAATTAAAAGTGCTTTACCATTCTTCATGGGAATTATATATTCACAGACTGGGTTTTGTCTATACGATCGGGAATTAGCCCTGTCCCTTTGCACCCTTTCCCACTAAACTTTGGTTTCTGACAACCGAAGTCCGCCGATATTTTGGCAGAAGAAAGTTGCTTGATTTTCGGGACTGCGGTTAATTAATTCAATGATTTGTCCAGCTGAATTTCTGAGGAACCATTGGGTGAGAGAGTCACCAATTACAGGTTCTAAAGATAGGGGAGTAAAGTCTTTTTCTTGCCAATTTAAAGCTGCTGCGTGTAAGTCATCAACTTTAATGGCTACGTGATGTACTGCTGCGAGTCCGCGTTCTTGGATAAAGCGGTCTGTGCGATCGCCTTTTGCGTGCGGTGCCTGTAACACAATTAAACCACCAGAAGGCACTAATATAGTTTCTAAATGTATCCACAAATCAGTAGTCAAGCTATAGTTTTGCGGACAAAATTCTAAGGGAAAAATTCCGGGGCCTTCGACAATTTTACCTTGAAATTTAGCCAAAGCTGCGGCGTAATCTTCCAAGCTAGTGAAGTCAGGGAAGCTTACAACCAAGTGGTCTA includes:
- a CDS encoding PilN domain-containing protein — encoded protein: MYSLDVNFLKDRPEFVPVSTNEGKKKRTALKGNVPLFVGIAVGAFLPLAVGGFWFWQMSEQGSLKEKIAKIQADLDKAAKEQGELQAVRQETNLYKQQTQALASVFEQIRPWSAMVRDISERVPPGIQITCISQVPVSGNSSSSGGCQNVPNPPNTTTTTTTTNTTNAPVIVPQDKVEITGIAKSFNNVNDLMLTLQRSAFLNNKQTRLITAKLIENPNKLERDPNKQQSSGENFQLPELPKVVQFKVQTSLSDKTASQLLPQLYSLGDLGLTTRIEALKQQGVIKK
- a CDS encoding photosystem II protein Y; the encoded protein is MDWRVIVVLAPLAVAGGWAVYNIGKYAIAQVQAFLSKQA
- a CDS encoding type IV pilus secretin family protein, whose translation is MKYNQGLGGLLFGGTAVLLATQPVWAAPTQVTGVRVQPVGNSVQVILDTKEGDRPQIFTVNRSNVFVADITNTQLRLPQGQQFNQQNPAPGIAAVSVTQLAPNSIRLQVTGANAAPTGEVASKQSNGITFSFNAGSGAAARTPTTPTAPVPNNPVTAQAPANQTPLVPNPTITYEGGPAPAAGAVQPVSPAPPFLPRAVAPPVGDIAVSEVDSTASVIDLGTAERIPRLLLRDAPVREVLSLLARAANRNVVFLTPQAGTQGQQGQQGQQQPGQAGAAATLDSTISLDIENEPLQEVFNYVLRITGLQANRNGNTIFVGNNLPEAASNIIVRSLRLNQVPAATAANFLTAQGAETQLPIERVQISTIGEGAAARTVEIREPDIKVLRAQRGSGPLILSGLSVLTNERLNSITLVGDPRKVEIATAFLSQLDARRRQVAVNVKIIDVNLNNSDFAGSSFSFGVGGAFFTFDNGAAALGFGGIRPPSIDQAAGSRFTPPVIGDTDFLPNTNTEIGPFLDAQPNSPFGRSTGGDIPILGALFRRTERQNERNEVIVMLTPQILDDSGNAPFGYRYRPSPEVQQLLRQRGFTPPNNNPQP
- a CDS encoding ABC transporter substrate-binding protein, producing MIRHQTWKRLSVFALCGLLLSWIVSCSTGNVSNNQATSGRQEVEFWTMQLQPQFTNYFNKLIASFEAENAGVKVRWVDVPWNDMQSKILTAVSAKTAPDVVNLNPDFAAQLAARNAWLELDGKIPQPVRQSYLPNIWQASTFNGKSFGIPWYLATQITIYNKVLFQRAGISKPPVTYAELAQVAKQVKEKTGKYAFFITFVPEDSAEVLESLVQMGVKLVDAQGKAAFNSPEGKAAFQYWVDLYKQGLLPKEVLTEGHRKGIELYQAGETAILVTGAQFLNTIAKNAPQIANVSATAPQITGKTGKKSVAVMNLVIPRNTDRADAALKFALFVTNDQNQLAFAKEANVLPSTVKALANPYFQYVAAGSSSVDRARVVSAGQMKQAEVLIPAIKNVNVLQRLIYDGLQASMLGEKSVDQALSDAATEWNQN
- a CDS encoding bifunctional folylpolyglutamate synthase/dihydrofolate synthase translates to MSIDSLLQPFHHFGVNLGLERIKNLLANLGNPHHQVPIIHVAGTNGKGSVCAYLSSVLTAAGYRVGRYISPHLVSWSERICINDNPIPLAELESLILQVKSAIDLDSESPTQFEVITAAAWLYFAQQKVDIAVIEVGLGGRLDATNVCDRPLVSIITSISREHWQVLGPTLADIAGEKAGILKPHCPAVIGQLPSEAMAVVKRRIEELNCPAVFPEAAKELKTAETQRTQRKEEKRWVEYEGIEFPLGLLGDFQLQNSALAIATLQFLQKQGWEISSEAIVSGMGNAQWPGRLQWVNWQGHRILIDGAHNPAAAIALRHYINSLNPPSVTWIIGMLSTKDHADVFQALLQPNDQLHLVPVPDYFSANLEDLATLAQQLCPQLSLIQTYPNLTSALEVAVPTNQGLTVLCGSLYLLGYFFQISQKSL
- the pilM gene encoding type IV pilus assembly protein PilM; protein product: MVNFISNLFSKRKPGIGIELGPERINIAQLRKQGHGYKINTLHSVEVPEGVFQEGMITDPPTMAEIIQTALAEKKIKVTKVASAVPGAAGAIVRIIPVPAELDDKELRSMVLDHEAGLYLPFPREEADVDYQKLGFFTDEDGIEKVQVLLAAVREDVTNTYIETFKQAGLTLDVLEINSFALIRTIREQLRQFSPQEAVVLVDVEFESTEIAIIVDGVPQFSRTVAIGMFQIQSALNRAMNLPSTRNTDFLKSMTIPSTPPDSVRTGSTGINPGMAAMLRVLGELADELRRSIDFYLNQSNNLEVAQLLLAGPGGGIGQLDEFFTSRLSLPTVQVDPLAALALEVGDDIAPVQRPGLGVVLGLGLREV